From Halobacterium sp. R2-5, the proteins below share one genomic window:
- a CDS encoding bifunctional oligoribonuclease/PAP phosphatase NrnA: MLPGLGSVSAPMVALVGGALAAGGVGSYALVTAVRRRRAEPKNEDFVQLRDTIAGLESVALVVPENPSIDALAAAIGLRELCNEWGVAARVFAEGDVTSDDAKAFCNLFNLSLGVADDPLDDYDGAVAVGGGGTVPSFANRPPVVAVVRHRPAAVDHPLVVAGNEAGATSTIVARFVERAGRTPEQDVATALLYGIRAGTREFRRVRSREDFRAATFLQEFADQGTIDALRAPGMSGETFDVIGHAIANRERHASFAVTNVGTVPSVSALEEAADTLLRLDGVSSAAAFGVHEDTVVTACRADDVRTSAMDVLSSAFEQTDALGGDADTATARVPLGLFSRVSSEQQATLDELIDASTRKALFASFEQA, translated from the coding sequence ATGCTCCCCGGGCTCGGCTCGGTCTCCGCCCCGATGGTCGCGCTCGTCGGCGGTGCGCTCGCCGCCGGCGGCGTCGGCAGTTACGCGCTCGTCACGGCCGTCCGGCGGCGGCGCGCGGAACCGAAGAACGAGGACTTCGTCCAGCTACGGGACACTATCGCGGGCCTCGAATCCGTCGCTCTCGTCGTCCCCGAGAACCCCAGCATCGACGCGCTCGCCGCCGCTATCGGGCTGCGCGAGCTCTGCAACGAGTGGGGCGTCGCCGCCCGCGTGTTCGCCGAGGGCGACGTCACCAGCGACGACGCGAAGGCCTTCTGTAACCTCTTCAACCTCTCGCTAGGGGTGGCCGACGACCCCCTCGACGACTACGACGGCGCGGTCGCGGTCGGCGGCGGCGGCACCGTCCCGTCGTTCGCCAACCGGCCGCCCGTCGTCGCCGTCGTTCGGCACCGCCCCGCCGCCGTCGACCACCCGCTCGTCGTCGCCGGCAACGAGGCCGGCGCCACCTCCACCATCGTCGCGCGGTTCGTCGAGCGCGCCGGCCGCACCCCCGAACAGGACGTGGCCACCGCGCTCCTCTACGGCATCCGCGCCGGTACCCGGGAGTTCCGGCGCGTGCGCTCCCGCGAGGACTTCCGCGCCGCCACGTTCCTCCAGGAGTTCGCCGACCAGGGCACCATCGACGCGCTCCGCGCGCCCGGCATGAGCGGGGAGACGTTCGACGTCATCGGGCACGCCATCGCGAACCGCGAGCGCCACGCGAGCTTCGCCGTCACGAACGTCGGCACCGTCCCGTCCGTGAGCGCGCTCGAAGAGGCCGCCGACACCCTCCTGCGGCTCGACGGCGTCTCCTCGGCGGCCGCGTTCGGCGTCCACGAGGACACCGTCGTCACCGCGTGCCGCGCCGACGACGTGCGCACCAGCGCGATGGACGTCCTCTCGTCGGCGTTCGAACAGACTGACGCGCTCGGCGGCGACGCCGACACCGCCACCGCCCGCGTGCCCCTCGGGCTGTTCAGCCGCGTGAGCTCCGAGCAGCAGGCGACCCTCGACGAACTCATCGACGCCAGCACGCGGAAGGCGCTGTTCGCCTCGTTCGAGCAGGCGTAG
- a CDS encoding alkaline phosphatase family protein: protein MGLFDRLRGDDGARVAFIGIDGVPYSLIQNEPETFPNLHEVIEDGDGGAIDSIVPPESSACWPSLTTGVNPGETGVYGFQDREVGSYDTYVPMGRDVQADRVWDRVTDAGRDATVLNVPVTFPPQRNVQRMVSGFLSPDVEKASHPEEVGDYLSTLDYHIDTNAKLGHKDDKSDFVQDAHDTIDARQEAFLNYVREDDWDLFFGVFMTTDRVNHFLFKDYEQDGEYKEEFLEFYQKVDRYVGELRAELPDDVALVVASDHGFTSEDYEVHLNQWLEDEGWLSFEDDDHESLEDIDDDTRAYSFIPGRFYINLEDREPRGSVPESEYEEVRAELKEKIESIEGPDGRPVVDRVVPKEDAFDGAHDEIAPDLVAIPNHGFDLKAGFSGADDVFSVGPRNGMHSFENATLVTDDPEVTVRGDTDLFDITPTLLDLLDVEFDGREFDGETLA, encoded by the coding sequence ATGGGCCTGTTCGACCGACTCCGCGGCGACGACGGCGCGCGGGTCGCGTTCATCGGAATCGACGGCGTCCCGTACAGCCTGATTCAGAACGAACCCGAGACGTTCCCGAACCTCCACGAGGTCATCGAGGACGGCGACGGCGGCGCCATCGACAGCATCGTGCCGCCCGAGTCCAGCGCGTGCTGGCCGTCCCTCACCACGGGCGTCAACCCCGGCGAGACCGGCGTCTACGGGTTCCAGGACCGGGAAGTCGGCAGCTACGACACGTACGTGCCGATGGGCCGCGACGTCCAGGCCGACCGCGTCTGGGACCGCGTGACCGACGCCGGCCGGGACGCCACCGTTCTCAACGTCCCCGTCACGTTCCCGCCCCAGCGCAACGTCCAGCGGATGGTCTCCGGGTTCCTCTCTCCGGACGTCGAGAAGGCCTCCCACCCCGAGGAGGTCGGCGACTACCTCTCGACGCTCGACTACCACATCGACACGAACGCGAAACTCGGACACAAGGACGACAAGTCCGATTTCGTCCAGGACGCCCACGACACCATCGACGCGCGGCAGGAGGCGTTCCTGAACTACGTCCGCGAGGACGACTGGGACCTCTTCTTCGGCGTGTTCATGACGACCGACCGCGTCAACCACTTCCTGTTCAAGGACTACGAGCAGGACGGCGAGTACAAGGAGGAGTTCCTGGAGTTCTACCAGAAGGTCGACCGCTACGTCGGCGAGCTCCGCGCGGAACTCCCCGACGACGTCGCGCTCGTCGTCGCCTCCGACCACGGGTTCACCAGCGAGGACTACGAGGTCCACCTCAACCAGTGGCTCGAGGACGAGGGCTGGCTCTCCTTCGAGGACGACGACCACGAGAGCCTCGAGGACATCGACGACGACACGCGCGCGTACTCGTTCATCCCCGGGCGGTTCTACATCAACCTCGAGGACCGCGAGCCCCGCGGGAGCGTCCCCGAGTCGGAGTACGAGGAAGTGCGTGCGGAACTGAAGGAGAAGATCGAGTCTATCGAAGGCCCCGACGGCCGGCCGGTCGTCGACCGCGTCGTCCCGAAGGAGGACGCCTTCGACGGCGCCCACGACGAGATCGCGCCCGACCTCGTCGCCATCCCGAACCACGGCTTCGACCTGAAGGCCGGATTCTCGGGCGCCGACGACGTGTTCAGCGTCGGCCCGCGCAACGGCATGCACTCCTTCGAGAACGCCACGCTGGTCACCGACGACCCCGAAGTCACCGTCCGCGGTGACACAGACCTCTTCGACATCACGCCGACGCTGCTGGACCTCCTCGACGTCGAGTTCGACGGCCGCGAGTTCGACGGCGAGACCCTCGCCTAA
- a CDS encoding NAD(P)-dependent oxidoreductase, with the protein MRVLITGANGTVGSAILDQLGDREEYEFTCLDVEDHPDRETVVADITDLDDLRGHFEGHDAVVHLAALVDLNASWGEILQHNVVGTYNVLQAAAEAEVEKFVFASSIHTVGMYEIELAPELYDPDYDLAVTHEDPVRPDSFYGLSKVFGEAAGRLFVESQPNPLGDLHPTYETNTRDYPTSFYSLRIKTVVGAEYDHPYGLAEMGVDEGWWDEDSEAYEYVADRMKCTWLSHRDLGQLVDRCLQDETVDYDVFWGVSDNDGTWVDGSHARDVLGYEPQDNGGEWTAPPESET; encoded by the coding sequence ATGCGAGTTCTTATCACGGGCGCGAACGGCACGGTCGGGAGCGCGATACTCGACCAGCTCGGCGACCGCGAGGAGTACGAGTTCACGTGTCTCGACGTCGAAGACCACCCCGACCGGGAGACCGTCGTCGCGGACATCACTGACCTCGACGACCTCCGCGGCCACTTCGAGGGACACGACGCCGTCGTTCACCTCGCCGCGCTGGTCGACCTGAACGCGTCCTGGGGGGAGATACTCCAGCACAACGTCGTCGGGACGTACAACGTTCTGCAGGCCGCCGCCGAGGCGGAAGTAGAGAAGTTCGTGTTCGCGTCGTCGATACACACCGTCGGGATGTACGAGATCGAGCTCGCGCCCGAGCTCTACGACCCCGACTACGACCTCGCGGTCACCCACGAGGACCCAGTGCGGCCCGACTCGTTCTACGGGCTGTCGAAGGTGTTCGGCGAGGCCGCGGGCCGGCTGTTCGTCGAAAGCCAGCCGAACCCGCTGGGCGACCTCCACCCGACGTACGAGACGAACACGCGGGACTACCCCACGAGCTTCTACTCGCTGCGCATCAAGACCGTGGTCGGAGCCGAGTACGACCACCCGTACGGGCTCGCCGAGATGGGCGTCGACGAGGGCTGGTGGGACGAAGACAGCGAGGCGTACGAGTACGTGGCCGACCGCATGAAGTGCACGTGGCTCTCCCACCGCGATCTGGGGCAGCTCGTCGACAGGTGCCTCCAAGACGAGACCGTCGACTACGACGTCTTCTGGGGCGTGAGCGACAACGACGGCACCTGGGTCGACGGCTCACACGCACGCGACGTGCTGGGGTACGAGCCGCAGGACAACGGCGGCGAGTGGACGGCACCGCCGGAGTCAGAGACGTGA
- a CDS encoding tubulin/FtsZ family protein, which yields MKAALIGVGQAGGKVTEALLEEDRRSDYGAVRGALAVNTAKADLEPLDIDTVLVGQERVKGHGVGADNELGAEVMQSDLGEVVGELDGVVDAQTEAIFVVAGLGGGTGSGGAPVLVKELQRVHEIPVYALGILPGRDEGGIYQANAGRSLKTLVREADSTLLVDNDAWRKTGESVTDAFDAINERIARRVGILLAAGENVEGVGESVVDSSEVINTLKSGDMSAVGFASADAAPDAGENVNVITSTARKSLLTGMSVPDTTEAGAALVVVAGEPDRVSRKGVEKARSWVEEETRSMQVRGGDFPLDSEKVAVLVLLSGVSRSDRIEAFMERAAEASEAVEEVDPTENFQNDQLDDLL from the coding sequence ATGAAAGCCGCCCTCATCGGTGTCGGACAGGCCGGCGGGAAGGTCACCGAAGCTCTCCTCGAAGAAGACCGGCGTTCGGACTACGGCGCAGTCCGCGGCGCGCTCGCGGTCAACACGGCGAAGGCGGACCTCGAACCCCTGGACATCGACACGGTGCTCGTCGGCCAGGAACGCGTGAAAGGCCACGGCGTCGGCGCGGACAACGAGCTCGGCGCGGAAGTGATGCAGAGCGATCTCGGCGAGGTCGTCGGCGAACTCGACGGCGTCGTCGACGCGCAGACGGAGGCCATCTTCGTCGTCGCCGGGCTCGGCGGCGGCACCGGGTCCGGCGGCGCGCCCGTGCTCGTGAAGGAACTCCAGCGCGTTCACGAGATTCCGGTGTACGCGCTCGGTATCCTGCCGGGCCGCGACGAGGGCGGCATCTACCAGGCGAACGCCGGCCGGTCGCTGAAGACGCTCGTCCGGGAGGCCGACTCCACGCTGCTCGTGGACAACGACGCGTGGCGGAAGACCGGCGAGAGCGTCACGGACGCGTTCGACGCCATCAACGAGCGCATCGCGCGCCGCGTCGGCATCCTGCTCGCGGCGGGCGAGAACGTCGAGGGCGTCGGTGAGAGCGTCGTCGACTCCAGCGAGGTCATCAACACGCTGAAGTCCGGAGACATGTCCGCTGTCGGGTTCGCGAGCGCGGACGCCGCGCCGGACGCCGGCGAGAACGTCAACGTCATCACGTCGACCGCGCGGAAGTCCCTGCTCACGGGGATGAGCGTTCCCGACACGACGGAGGCGGGCGCGGCGCTCGTCGTCGTCGCCGGGGAGCCCGACCGCGTCTCCCGGAAGGGCGTCGAGAAGGCCCGGTCGTGGGTCGAGGAGGAGACTCGAAGCATGCAGGTACGCGGCGGCGACTTCCCGCTGGACTCCGAGAAGGTCGCGGTGCTCGTGTTGCTGTCGGGCGTCTCGCGTTCCGACCGCATCGAGGCGTTCATGGAGCGCGCCGCGGAGGCCAGCGAGGCCGTCGAGGAAGTAGACCCGACGGAGAACTTCCAGAACGACCAGCTGGACGACCTGCTGTAG
- a CDS encoding type II/IV secretion system ATPase subunit — MRALLDRFAADDPDCGCEVTRDGALRVDAGGCPGGGDLVDQPACRATVADACRRADADRIVVDASGFRREYGPRAVALFTAAGRFAARVADRDHRLAARARTDPLAAGAEASGRAGPVAEIAAETGFAAAAGDLPDYDALRPHVGPALADARIDPTPPPDGRLRDTRTLETNATVREYAVPGDLPVYHVVPPEYEFAPADCRVLADARRLLANGSIPDGEDAPGRAVREAASEHREPLADALRKHTRGFGVLEDVFADPRISDAYASAPVSEGVLRVTVDGEDARTNVRFTDAGADRLASRLRAESGRPFSRAHPTLDAAIGGLGTAGRVRVAGVTDPVSDGTGFAFRAHDADPFRLPDLVANGTLSTGLAGLLVEALRRGAAVLFAGARGAGKTTLLGATLWGIARGTRLVTIEDTPELPVRALRGDGRDVQALYANSDGAGADVSMADALRTALRLGDGAIAVGEVRGEEARVLYEAMRVGASDAAVLGTIHGEGAGGVRERVVSDLGVAPSSFAATDLVVTLADTADGRRVTRVEEVTEDGAAALYEDAGEGAEPTARIARGNSDVVAELAAPGETYADVRDAIRARADRLPSDD; from the coding sequence ATGCGTGCGCTCCTCGACCGCTTCGCGGCGGACGACCCGGACTGCGGCTGTGAGGTCACTCGCGACGGCGCGCTCCGCGTGGACGCGGGCGGCTGTCCGGGCGGCGGCGACCTCGTCGACCAGCCCGCGTGTCGCGCCACCGTCGCGGACGCGTGCCGCCGAGCCGACGCGGACCGAATCGTCGTCGACGCGTCCGGTTTCCGGCGCGAGTACGGCCCTCGCGCCGTCGCGCTGTTCACCGCAGCCGGCCGGTTCGCCGCGAGAGTCGCGGACCGCGACCACCGACTCGCAGCTCGCGCCCGCACCGACCCGCTCGCGGCGGGCGCGGAAGCCAGCGGACGCGCGGGACCGGTCGCCGAAATCGCCGCCGAGACCGGGTTCGCGGCCGCGGCGGGCGACCTGCCGGACTACGACGCGCTCCGCCCGCACGTCGGCCCGGCGCTCGCGGACGCCCGCATCGACCCGACGCCGCCGCCTGACGGCCGGCTCCGGGACACGCGGACGCTCGAAACGAACGCGACCGTCCGCGAGTACGCGGTCCCCGGCGACCTCCCGGTCTACCACGTCGTGCCGCCCGAGTACGAGTTCGCGCCCGCGGACTGCCGCGTCCTCGCCGACGCACGGCGCCTGCTCGCGAACGGCTCGATTCCCGACGGCGAGGACGCACCGGGCCGTGCAGTCCGGGAAGCCGCGAGCGAGCATCGCGAGCCACTCGCGGACGCGCTCCGCAAGCACACGCGCGGGTTCGGCGTCCTCGAAGACGTCTTCGCCGACCCGCGGATCTCGGACGCGTACGCGAGCGCTCCCGTCAGCGAGGGCGTGCTCCGCGTCACCGTCGACGGCGAGGACGCCCGGACGAACGTCCGGTTCACGGACGCGGGCGCCGACCGGCTCGCCTCCCGGCTGCGCGCGGAGAGCGGGCGGCCGTTCTCCCGCGCGCACCCGACACTCGACGCCGCAATCGGCGGGCTCGGGACCGCCGGCCGGGTGCGGGTCGCCGGCGTCACCGACCCCGTCAGCGACGGTACCGGGTTCGCGTTCCGCGCGCACGACGCCGACCCGTTCCGGCTCCCCGACCTCGTCGCGAACGGCACGCTCTCCACCGGCCTCGCGGGCCTCCTCGTCGAGGCGCTGCGCCGCGGCGCGGCCGTCCTGTTCGCGGGCGCTCGTGGTGCCGGGAAGACGACGCTGCTCGGCGCGACGCTGTGGGGGATCGCCAGAGGGACTCGGCTCGTCACGATCGAGGACACGCCCGAGCTCCCGGTGCGCGCGCTCCGCGGCGACGGCCGCGACGTCCAGGCGCTGTACGCGAACAGCGACGGCGCGGGCGCGGACGTCTCGATGGCGGACGCGCTCCGCACCGCGCTCCGGCTCGGCGACGGCGCCATCGCGGTCGGCGAGGTCCGCGGCGAGGAGGCGCGCGTGCTCTACGAGGCGATGCGCGTCGGCGCCAGCGACGCCGCCGTGCTCGGCACGATACACGGCGAGGGCGCCGGGGGCGTCCGCGAGCGCGTCGTCTCCGACCTCGGCGTCGCTCCCTCGTCGTTCGCCGCGACCGACCTCGTCGTCACGCTCGCCGACACCGCCGACGGCCGCCGCGTCACGCGCGTCGAGGAAGTGACCGAGGACGGCGCCGCGGCGCTCTACGAGGACGCGGGCGAGGGCGCCGAACCGACCGCCCGAATCGCGCGCGGGAACAGCGACGTAGTCGCCGAACTCGCGGCGCCCGGCGAGACGTACGCGGACGTCCGGGACGCGATTCGCGCCCGCGCTGACCGCCTTCCGAGCGATGACTGA